A window of the Ostrea edulis chromosome 1, xbOstEdul1.1, whole genome shotgun sequence genome harbors these coding sequences:
- the LOC130048566 gene encoding uncharacterized protein LOC130048566, with product MATPRKTKNSHLGRKSSETQEHSENKRIKIVKCDSSTDKSKICYPYVAGEIDIPLTIDNNNNEIQTDVVQCQTLHHDHSYICCNPEMKYCREQDLIERIRLLEVKCGELEVENKELRKENEILKSREVDFRKELLNKVLQDDKNIKHFLGLPSLSFLTFFLQFLAVFYDKVSFWKGAGRSGSKKWQEKQQNKPAQILDSVVKWPASEKVRKHMPLSFKLKYPKTTSIIDCTEVFIQKPKNCSAQANTWSNYKSHNTLKALVAIQPNGAFTFVSKFWSGNITDRKITIESKYLNHISPGDEVMADRGFQIRDLLTLKGAYLNMPPFTHEKRNGKGRVLTSKQILETRKIASLRIHVERAIRRLKSFKMLGGILPLNMKNLSSAMLRVAAAFCNFLPPLSKKFK from the exons aTGGCTACACCAAGAAAAACAAAGAACTCCCACTTAGGCAGAAAAAGCAGCGAAACTCAAGAACATTCAGAAAACAAAagaatcaaaattgtgaaatgcgATTCATCCACGGACAAAAGTAAGATATGCTACCCGTATGTTGCAGGAGAAATAGACATTCCATTAACAAttgacaacaacaacaacgagATTCAAACAG ATGTTGTTCAATGCCAAACTTTGCACCATGACCATTCCTACATATGCTGTAATCCTGAGATGAAGTATTGTAGAGAGCAAGACCTTATAGAAAGAATAAGACTTTTAGAG GTTAAATGCGGAGAACTTGAAGTAGAAAACAAAGAACTGAGAAAAGAGAATGAAATCCTAAAATCCCGTGAAGTTGATTTCCGGAAGGAACTTCTCAACAAAGTACTTCAAGATGacaaaaacatcaaacattttcTAGGGTTACCCTCTCTTAGTTTTCTTACATTCTTTTTGCAATTCCTTGCAGTATTTTATGACAAGGTTTCATTTTGGAAAGGGGCTGGGAGGTCAGGATCCAAGAAATGGCAAGAAAAACAGCAAAATAAACCAG CTCAAATTCTAGACTCTGTAGTTAAGTGGCCAGCAAGTGAAAAGGTCAGGAAACACATGCCATTATCATTTAAACTCAAGTATCCCAAAACAACTTCAATAATTGACTGTACAGAAGTCTTCATCCAAAAACCCAAAAATTGTTCAGCTCAAGCAAACACATGGAGTAATTACAAGTCTCATAACACCCTTAAAGCTCTGGTTGCTATACAGCCCAATGGGGCCTTTacttttgtatcaaaattctggAGTGGCAATATCACTGACAGAAAAATTACAATTGAGAGCAAATATCTTAATCACATTTCTCCAGGGGATGAGGTGATGGCCGACAGGGGATTCCAGATACGAGACCTTCTTACTTTGAAAGGTGCATACTTGAACATGCCACCTTTTACacatgaaaaaagaaatggCAAAGGAAGGGTGCTAACTTCAAAGCAAATTCTTGAGACTCGCAAGATTGCTTCACTTCGTATTCATGTGGAGCGAGCTATTAGAAGactaaaatctttcaaaatgttGGGAGGAATTCTACCCCTTAACATGAAAAATTTGTCATCTGCAATGTTGAGAGTAGCTGCAGCTTTTTGTAACTTTCTGCCACCTTTGTCAAAGAAATTTAAATAG
- the LOC125653386 gene encoding uncharacterized protein LOC125653386, with translation MWKLLSYLSVPGACHGNDLCFIKGRCVPETRQSSEPYSPWILVENSGHIFSAECTCVAGNGSCKHVVALLFGIIDHVISMEDRSTIGVTDTAAYWDKPRKVCRPIAVNDLDIRFDMNLPDKARPSVDSGYLPLKSATLDQRAIEKGIMKVLKQSQTAAVALYTLSDSDSESDVSMLVEDTPLNIIELLAKHGQENLSIEDSYINQVRELTWGQSNNLMWHYQRKCRLTASNFYSAFHYRGNSTENYIVKSILGKYQFTSKSVEYGKSQEPVARGKYIEYMSSRHPSFQCSETGIFVYKDFPYLAASPDGVTECKCCGKGLLEIKCPFSFQNEISQVAMSKNSSCISAHGKYELKKKLSSPYYVQMLGQMAIGNFSFCDFVLYTKKDIHVERVHYSSADWELLSDKLKSFYTCFVLPNLV, from the exons ATGTGGAAATTACTTAGCTACCTGTCAGTTCCTGGAGCATGTCATG GAAATGATCTGTGTTTCATCAAGGGCAGATGTGTTCCCGAAACAAGGCAGTCCAGTGAACCTTATTCCCCATGGATTCTTGTTGAGAATTCAGGACACATTTTTTCAGCTGAATGTACATGTGTTGC GGGGAATGGATCATGCAAACATGTCGTTGCCCTACTATTTGGCATTATCGATCATGTTATATCCATGGAAGACAGAAGTACCATAGGAGTGACTGATACTGCAGCATATTGGGACAAACCTAGAAAAGTTTGCAGGCCAATAGCTGTTAATGACTTGGATATCAg GTTTGATATGAATCTACCCGATAAGGCACGCCCATCTGTGGATTCTGGCTATCTACCCCTGAAATCGGCAACACTGGATCAAAGGGCAATAGAGAAAGGCATCATGAAAGTCTTAAAGCAAAGCCAGACAGCTGCAGTGGCATTATATACTCTGTCTGATTCTGACAGCGAAAGTGATGTGTCAATGTTGGTTGAAGATACTCCTCTTAACATCATTGAACTTTTGGCCAAACATGGGCAAGAGAATCTCAGCATTGAAGATTCTTACATAAATCAAGTTAGGGAACTAACATGGGGCCAATCAAATAACTTGATGTGGCATTATCAAAGGAAATGTAGACTAACTGCATCTAACTTTTACAGTGCATTTCATTACAGAGGCAACAGCACAGAAAATTACATTGTAAAGAGTATCTTGGGAAAATACCAATTTACTTCGAAGTCTGTTGAATATGGGAAGTCACAAGAACCTGTTGCCAGAGGAAAGTACATTGAGTACATGTCCAGTCGGCATCCATCATTTCAGTGTTCTGAGACAGGTATATTTGTGTACAAGGACTTTCCTTACCTTGCCGCTTCCCCAGATGGTGTTACAGAATGTAAATGTTGTGGAAAAGGACTGTTGGAAATCAAATGTCCATTCAGTTTTCAGAATGAAATTTCTCAGGTTGCTATGTCAAAAAATTCATCTTGTATTTCAGCTCATGgcaaatatgaattgaaaaaaaaattgtcctcTCCATATTATGTCCAGATGCTTGGTCAAATGGCAATAggaaatttttcattttgtgatttTGTCTTATATACAAAGAAAGATATTCATGTTGAAAGAGTTCACTATTCAAGTGCAGATTGGGAATTGCTGTCAGACAAACTGAAGAGTTTTTATACATGCTTTGTCCTGCCAAACTTGGTTTAG